One window of Cygnus atratus isolate AKBS03 ecotype Queensland, Australia chromosome 29, CAtr_DNAZoo_HiC_assembly, whole genome shotgun sequence genomic DNA carries:
- the ORMDL2 gene encoding ORM1-like protein 2 isoform X2, which translates to MNVGVAHSELNPNTRVTSSRGSWLAYGMAVGALHVVLLSVPVLSVPVVWTLTNVLHNLVMYLLLHTVKGTPFETPDQGKDRLLTHWEQIDYGMQCTSSRKFLSISPVVLYLLTSFYTKYDPAHFVINTASLLSVLLPKLPQFHGVRLFGINKY; encoded by the exons CACGCGCGTGACGAGCAGCCGCGGCAGCTGGCTGGCCTACGGGATGGCGGTGGGCGCGCTCCACGTCGTCCTGCTCAGCGTCCCCGTCCTCAGCGTCCCCGTGGTCTGGACGCTCACCAACGTCCTGCACAACCTG GTGATGTACTTGCTGCTGCACACAGTGAAGGGGACCCCGTTCGAAACCCCCGACCAGGGCAAGGATCGCCTCCTCACGCACTGGGAGCAGATCGATTACGGGATGCAGTGCACCTCCTCGCGCAAGTTCCTCAGCATCTCCCCGGTGGTGCT ttacCTCCTCACCAGCTTCTACACCAAGTACGACCCCGCACACTTCGTGATCAACACGGCCTCCCTGCTCAGCGTCCTCCTGCCCAAGCTGCCCCAGTTCCACGGCGTGCGGCTCTTCGGCATCAACAAGTACTGA